The Mixophyes fleayi isolate aMixFle1 chromosome 1, aMixFle1.hap1, whole genome shotgun sequence genome includes a region encoding these proteins:
- the LOC142106441 gene encoding interleukin-8-like — protein MTTRMHIFPILAVCLTFIALSEEMTLIRAREIRCQCVKTESKPISSRHFLNIELIPNGPHCKQVEIIATLKNGQQVCLEPTAPWVKKNIDKYLAVPKTTVSTKQVEDLAVRR, from the exons ATGACAACTAGAATGCATATCTTTCCAATACTGGCTGTCTGCCTGACATTCATTGCACTTTCAGAAG AAATGACACTGATAAGAGCGCGGGAAATTAGGTGCCAGTGTGTAAAAACAGAGAGCAAGCCAATTTCTTCCAGACATTTCCtgaacattgaacttattccAAATGGACCACATTGCAAACAAGTAGAGATCAT AGCCACTTTAAAAAATGGTCAACAAGTATGTTTAGAGCCCACAGCTCCATGGGTCAAGAAGAACATTGACAAATATCTGGCTGT GCCAAAGACTACAGTGTCTACTAAACAAGTGGAAGATCTTGCTGTACGGCGCTAA